Genomic window (Leisingera methylohalidivorans DSM 14336):
TTGCAGCGCGTCGCTGCAAGCCATCGCCTTACGTCTGGCTACATCAGGCTATCCATGTCAGCCATGTCGTTTGTGCCGGATCTCGCCGGTCGGTCGGCAACCATCGCTTCGGTTGTCACGAGCAGGCCTGCGACAGAGGCCGCGTACTGAAGCGCAATTCGAACAACCTTCGTGGGGTCGATGACACCCGCCTTCAGCATGTCTCCGTATGTGTCTGCCTGCGCATCGTAGCCGAACGTTTTGCTGGTATTCTCGACGATCTTTCCGGCAACGACCGATCCGTCAACGCCTGCATTCTCAGCGATCTGCCGAAGCGGAGCCTGGAGCGCCTTGCGGATGATGGCAATCCCAGCCGTCTGGTCCGCATTGTCACCCGTAAGACCGGTCAGCACTTTCCCGGCATGGACCAAAGCAACACCGCCGCCGGGAACAACGCCTTCCTGGACGGCCGCGCGCGTTGCGTTCAGGGCGTCATCGACGCGGTCCTTACGCTCCTTGACTTCAATTTCTGTCGCACCACCCACCTTGATAACGGCGACCCCGCCTGCGAGTTTCGCGAGACGTTCCTGCAGCTTTTCTTTGTCGTAATCTGACGTGGTGTCTTCGATCTGCGTGCGGATTTGCGTCACGCGTGCGGCAATGGCGGCCTTGACGCCCGCCCCGTCAATCACGGTTGTTGCGTCTTTGGTGATAGTGATCTTCTTGGCGGCGCCCAGCATGTCCAGTGTGACATTCTCGAGCTTAATGCCGAGTTCTTCGGAAATGACCTGGCCGCCTGTAAGAATAGCGAGGTCTTCCAGCATCGCCGTGCGACGATCCCCGAAGCCGGGTGCCTTGACGCCCGCAACCTTCAAACCGCCACGGAGCTTGTTCACAACGAGCATTGCGAGCGCTTCGCCGTCGATATCCTCAGCGACAACCAAGAGCTGCTTGTCCGCTTGAATAACCGCTTCGAGCAGGGGCACCATCGGGGCCAGAGAGGTCAGCTTTTTCTCGTGCAGCAGGATGACGCAGTCTTCCAGGCTCACCCTCATTTTCTCGGCTTCTGTGACGAAGTAGGGGCTAAGATACCCGCGGTCGAATTGCATACCTTCAACGACTTCCGTTTCAGTTTCCAGGCCCTTGTTTTCTTCGACGGTGATGACGCCTTCGTTGCCAACCTTTGCCATCGCGTCGGCGATCTGTCGGCCAATCGCGGATTCGCCATTGGCCGAAATCGTACCGACCTTGGCAATTTCATCGGTGTCGCCGACCGGGCGCGACATCTCTTTGACCTCGGCCACTACGGCGACCACTGCTTTGTCGATGCCACGCTTGAGATCCATTGGGTTCATGCCCGCAGCGACAGATTTCATACCTTCCTTGATTATGGCCTGTGCCAAAACCGTTGCGGTGGTCGTGCCGTCGCCAGCTTCTTCATTGGTGCGCGACGCGACATCCTTGACCATCTGTGCGCCCATGTTCTCAAACGGGTCGGACAGGGTGATCTCCTTGGCGACGGTGACACCGTCCTTGGTGATGCGCGGTGCGCCCCAGGATTTTTCCAGGACGACGTTGCGGCCCTTGGGACCCAGTGTAACCTTGACGGCGTTGGCGAGGGTGTTGATACCCTTGAGCATGCGGTGACGGGAGTCTGTGCCAAACTTGACGTCTTTTGCAGACATGTCGGAATTCCTAAAAATGAGGGGAGGACAGAAGGGGTCAGGCGATAATACCTAAGATGTCGCTCTCCTTCATGATCATCCGGTCTTCGCCGTCGATCTTGATTTCGCTGCCGGACCATTTGCCGAACAGGATCCTGTCGCCGGTTTTGACGTCCACGGAGATCCGGTCGCCCTTCGTCTTTTCGTCGCCTTCGATGCGGCGGAGCAGAACGCGGTCGTGTAGAGGCTTAAACATCTCGGAATTGCTCCTTCTGGCGAGTTCCGGTGGGTGTGGTCAAAATTCGGGTGCAATGGCGCTTGCCACTCTTCGGTGCCTTTGCAGGAGCACGCGAGCCTTGCGCGTGCTCCAATCGTTTATTCGACGCATTTGTTGGGTTGCGGTGTTTGATCGCCGCAGGGGCAAGCGAGTGTCACTTCAGCTTCTTTCCGCCAATTTCCAATGCAGGCTTGCCTGCAAGAGAATTGGCTGTGGCGGAGACCTTCGGCTTCTCCTGCTTCGGTTTCTTGGCTTCCTTGTTGCCGCGTCTACCGTGTCTATCGTTCTTCATTGTCGTGCCTTTCAGGGAGGGGGGGATGTCGCAAGTGGCGACAGGTTCAGTTCTGGGTGTCCCGGCTTTGGCGGGCCGCGGACGTTACCCGCCGCCGCTGACAAAATCGCGCATCTGTGACATCTCGCCTTCGGCCAGAGACAGCCGGTAGCGCGTCACGTCGATGACGCTGATCAGGGCAACGGGCGCCCCGGCATCCGTGATCGGAATGTGGCGCACGTTGTTTTGGGTCATCAGCAGTTCAAGGCGCTGGACAGTGTCTGTTACCTCGCAGGTGATTACGTCTTTTGTCATCACGTCCAGCACAAGAAGGCCGTCCGGCACCTTCTTGTTGTCGTCGAGATATTTGACGATATCGCTGCTCGACAAAATACCGTTGATTGTCTGGTTGTCATTTGTCACCAGGAGGGTCGAGGTATCGTCAGCGGCCAGCAAGGTGATGGCCTGGGCGATCTGTGCGGTTTGCGCGATTGTTCGCAGGCTGACGTTCGAGTCCTTCAAGAGCTTTTTGATTGTCACGGTGTTGTCCTGACGAGGCACAATAGGCCCCGAGTTGAAGGCGGGTGGGGCGACAATCGCCCCACTCCAGAAAGTTCACTGGGCGTTGTGGCCTACCCAGTGGCAATAGAGCTCGAGGACAGCGCCCAAAACGAAGACAGAACCACTTACCTGAGCGTTCCAAACAGCCATGGAGCTTTCGCCGAGACCCAGCGCCAAAGGTGCTGCGATCATCGAAGAACCCAATGTCAGACCGGCACCCGCTTGCATCAGGTCTTGCAGGGGGTGGTTCAAACACGCCACCCAAAGCGCCACCAGACCGCCGGGCATCAGCACCCCGGCCTCACCGATCCTCGCGTTCATCAGCGATTTTCTACCGCCAAGAAGCAGGAAAGGTGAGACGTTCAGCCAGAGGTCCAGAAATGCATAGACCCATCTGAACTTGTCATGCTTCTGCATTGCACGATCTCCACGGCCGGGCGTTACGCGTCCGTTTCGATATCAGGGATCATCTCGGTCTCGACCGCGATCATCATTTCTTCATCGTTCACGAAGCCGTCTGCGTTAGTGTCGATTTCCAGAAATAGATCTTCGGTGATTTCGGGAAAGGCCGCTTGAAGCTCAACGAGGGTTGCTTTTCCGTCCCCGTCAGTATCGATCTCGGCGCTCATGGCATGAGCCGAGAAGGCTACGAAGGTCGCGAGAAGAGCACCAATGGTGACTCTACTCATAATTCTCTCCATCAGAGACATCGCGATTCAAAGTGTTTCGCGTAGTACACAAATGGCCCTGGGCGATGCGGACTACAAGATGCGACCAAAATTATTTAGCGCAATAAACACAGTAATTTAGAAATCATTAACGGCTTCGCCAAGCAAGCAGGCGAGCCGCCTCGGAACACGTGCCAACGTCACGGCCAGAGAACATAAACGTAGCTCGCGCACCCCCGGCGAATTTCTGTCCGCCGGGGGTACGGTTTCTAGGTTTTTGACGCCTATTCAGTTACAGGCGCGGTCTGTTCGATCGTAGGGACCACCTCATCGGTGACCCCGCCGCCGAACCAGTCAAACCCGTAGCCGAGAGCCGCAACCACAACGATTGCGGCAGCGGCAGTTCCGCCCCAGACCCACCAGTTGGTCATCTTGGGCGCATGCATGTTCACAGCCATCTCTTCAATCCTTTGATTGAGCGCGAAAACCTGACCGAGGAGGGTTACTCGGCTGGCTCCTCGATCATGCCGGTTTCAAGAGCGGCGGCGAGTTCCGCTTCGTCCACCAAAGAGTCACCGCTGGTGTCGACTTCGCCGAAGGCTGCTTCGGTCAGGTCCGGATACATCACCGCCATTTCGGTGAAGGAAATCTGGCTGTCGCCATCGGTATCGACGTCCGAAACCGTAAGGGCGAAGGCCGGAGCCGCGATCAGAGCGGCCATCATAGTACCAACTGCTGCACGACGCATATTCGTTTTCTCCTGAAAACTTCGAAGGAGCAATTCCCTCGAGTACAATTGAAATCAGTATTCCCGGATCTGCATTCAAGCCCTTCCAAGGGGCAGCTGATGAATTATTCCACCCCGCTTTACCGTCGCTAGGCTGAAGTCCGCTCACCCCTTGTTTTGCAGTGGTTTGCCGCGGGGACGACTGACTATTGGATGGGCTAAGCCGCTCCGCGGCATTGGCGCTCGTGGCCACGGGCGTGGGGCGCCCATAACGAGGCACATTTGGCTGGCTCAGCAAGCTGCCTGACGATTGGGGCCTTCTCAATCATCAGACAGGAGGCTCCCATGACAGAGGAGAGGGTGACCCGGCTGCGCCAGCGGATGATCGAAGACATGAACATCCGGGGTCTGGCGGAGAAGACCCAAAAGGCCCATATCCGTAACGTGAAGCACTTCGCGGCCTTTCTTGGCCGATCACCCGATACGGCGGCCCCCGAGGAGCTGCGGTCGTATCAGTTGAAGATGACTGAAGACGGGGTATCAGCCAGCACCTTCAATGTTCGGATCATTTCCTTGCGGTTCTTCTTCGGTGTGACCTGCGGGCGCGAAGAGATGAAGCGCTTCATGCAGTTCCACCGCAAGCCCCGCAAACTGCCCGTGGTGCTCAGCGTCGAGGAGGTGGCCGACCTGTTGGCCGCGGTTCCCGGCCCCGGGCTCAAGTATCGTGCCGCCCTTGGCATCAGCTACGGAGCCGGTCTGCGCGCCTCCGAGGTATGCAACCTCAAGGTCACGGACATCGACAGCGACCGTATGCTGATCCATGTCGATGATGGAAAGGGCGGGCGGGATCGTAAGGCGATGCTGTCGCCCAACCTGCTTGCGTTTCTGCGCGACTACTGGCGCGTGTCCCGTCCGGAGGGATGGCTCTTCCCGGGAAAGCCGAAGACCAATCCACTGTCACCACGACAGTTGAACCGGGCGTTCACCTCGGCCAAGCACATGGCGGGCATCAAGAAGGCGGCAACGCTGCACACGCTCCGCCACAGCTTTGCGACGCATCTGCTGGAGGCCAACACCGATGTCCGGGTCATCCAGGTGTTGCTCGGCCATGCCAGGCTGAGCACCACGGCACGCTACACGCAGGTAGCCACAAAGACGATCCGCAGCACGGTCAGCCCCTATGAACAGATCAAGCTGCTGCAAGACGAGACCTTGCGACGGGGAATGAATAGCGCCTGGGGCCGGTGACCCGCACCAGGCTGGAGATCGCTAACATCTTTCGCGCTTACGGGCCTGCGTGTCGGCAGGCCAATGCGGGGCATGTCAGTGTCAACGGCGGCGCAAAATCCGGCCACGGGGCGGAGCAAAAGTCGGCCAGTCTGGGCGTGACCGGCGCCTTGGCAAACGCGCTCCCCACATAGCTGTCGGTTGCCAAGGCGCCTTGGTCCGTTAGGACCAAATCCAGGCTTGGTTCAGGAGTTTTGGCGAGCCTTGCTCTGTGCCAGCCGATAGCTGTCGCCGTTCATCTCCAAGATACTGACATGGTGGGTCAAGCGGTCGAGCAAGGCACCTGTCAGGCGCTCTGATCCGAAAGTTTCTGTCCATTCTTCGAACGGCAGGTTCGAGGTGATCAGGATGGAACCGCGCTCGTATCTCTGGGAGATCAGTTCGAACAGCAGTTCGGCGCCGGTCTTGCTGAGAGGCACGAAGCCCAGTTCGCCGATGATGAGAAGCTTCTGCTTCACCAGTTGCTTCTGAAGCCGCAGGAGTTGGCGCTCGCCGCGGGCCTCCATTAACTCGTGGACGATGGCGGCGGCGGTGGTGAAGCGGACCGCCATCCCTTTCTGGCAAGCGGCCAGGCCGAGGCCGAGCGCCACATGGGTCTTGCCGGTGCCGCTGGGGCCGAGAGCGATGACGTTTTCGCAGCGGTCGACCCATTCACAGCGCGCCAGTTCCAAGACCTGCATATTGTTGAGGCTGGGGATTGCGGTGAAGCCGAAGCTGTCCAGGCTCTTGGTCGCCGGGAATTTTGCGGCCTTGATCCGCCGTTCGATCATACGCCGTTCCCGATCGATAAGTTCCAATTCGATCAGGCGGGCCAGAAACTGGACATGGTCACGAGCCTCGGCAGCACAGAGCCGGGCTTGCTTGTCGTATTCCCGCAGGATGGTCGGCAGCTTCAGCTTCTTGAGTTGGTGGTTCAGCAGGATCTGCGGGGCTTCCGTCATGTCCGG
Coding sequences:
- the groL gene encoding chaperonin GroEL (60 kDa chaperone family; promotes refolding of misfolded polypeptides especially under stressful conditions; forms two stacked rings of heptamers to form a barrel-shaped 14mer; ends can be capped by GroES; misfolded proteins enter the barrel where they are refolded when GroES binds), which produces MSAKDVKFGTDSRHRMLKGINTLANAVKVTLGPKGRNVVLEKSWGAPRITKDGVTVAKEITLSDPFENMGAQMVKDVASRTNEEAGDGTTTATVLAQAIIKEGMKSVAAGMNPMDLKRGIDKAVVAVVAEVKEMSRPVGDTDEIAKVGTISANGESAIGRQIADAMAKVGNEGVITVEENKGLETETEVVEGMQFDRGYLSPYFVTEAEKMRVSLEDCVILLHEKKLTSLAPMVPLLEAVIQADKQLLVVAEDIDGEALAMLVVNKLRGGLKVAGVKAPGFGDRRTAMLEDLAILTGGQVISEELGIKLENVTLDMLGAAKKITITKDATTVIDGAGVKAAIAARVTQIRTQIEDTTSDYDKEKLQERLAKLAGGVAVIKVGGATEIEVKERKDRVDDALNATRAAVQEGVVPGGGVALVHAGKVLTGLTGDNADQTAGIAIIRKALQAPLRQIAENAGVDGSVVAGKIVENTSKTFGYDAQADTYGDMLKAGVIDPTKVVRIALQYAASVAGLLVTTEAMVADRPARSGTNDMADMDSLM
- a CDS encoding tyrosine-type recombinase/integrase: MTEERVTRLRQRMIEDMNIRGLAEKTQKAHIRNVKHFAAFLGRSPDTAAPEELRSYQLKMTEDGVSASTFNVRIISLRFFFGVTCGREEMKRFMQFHRKPRKLPVVLSVEEVADLLAAVPGPGLKYRAALGISYGAGLRASEVCNLKVTDIDSDRMLIHVDDGKGGRDRKAMLSPNLLAFLRDYWRVSRPEGWLFPGKPKTNPLSPRQLNRAFTSAKHMAGIKKAATLHTLRHSFATHLLEANTDVRVIQVLLGHARLSTTARYTQVATKTIRSTVSPYEQIKLLQDETLRRGMNSAWGR
- a CDS encoding co-chaperone GroES — protein: MFKPLHDRVLLRRIEGDEKTKGDRISVDVKTGDRILFGKWSGSEIKIDGEDRMIMKESDILGIIA
- a CDS encoding CBS domain-containing protein, with protein sequence MTIKKLLKDSNVSLRTIAQTAQIAQAITLLAADDTSTLLVTNDNQTINGILSSSDIVKYLDDNKKVPDGLLVLDVMTKDVITCEVTDTVQRLELLMTQNNVRHIPITDAGAPVALISVIDVTRYRLSLAEGEMSQMRDFVSGGG
- the istB gene encoding IS21-like element helper ATPase IstB, with product MTEAPQILLNHQLKKLKLPTILREYDKQARLCAAEARDHVQFLARLIELELIDRERRMIERRIKAAKFPATKSLDSFGFTAIPSLNNMQVLELARCEWVDRCENVIALGPSGTGKTHVALGLGLAACQKGMAVRFTTAAAIVHELMEARGERQLLRLQKQLVKQKLLIIGELGFVPLSKTGAELLFELISQRYERGSILITSNLPFEEWTETFGSERLTGALLDRLTHHVSILEMNGDSYRLAQSKARQNS